The proteins below are encoded in one region of Rhodopirellula halodulae:
- a CDS encoding ABC transporter permease yields the protein MVWKVIEIHLRRLRHNRVEWLLTFVVPIAFFSIFALIFSRGVGGTPRVKVALIRDAATANSADEGATSTTSLQCDEVIQTLRESDGLRLVRDSEEDPRLDRAAGEDLVRRGSATIAIVLREDGEQLTAELLNDASDQVASQVVSALVMRAMMMARAITALPSGPNERPIQMRADIMSDEPSDDLVQQANFQEFVRNVAQENSATTSDASSEIATETGLSPPSVNVVNVIGENKSNPVISVYAAGIAVMFLLFGATSGGGVLLEERENQTLERLLSTQMTMDHLLLGKWFYLTLLGCIQVTVMFVWAQLVFGLDLLGNLDGFVMMTVVTSAAAASFGLFLATLCKTRGQLNGLSVVAVLTMSALGGSMVPRYVMSEGLREAGLWTFNAWALDGYDKVFWRELPPSALQPQLTVLLGTAFGLLILARLLAIRWETS from the coding sequence ATGGTTTGGAAAGTCATTGAGATTCACTTGAGGCGATTACGTCACAACCGTGTCGAATGGTTGCTGACGTTTGTCGTTCCGATCGCTTTCTTCAGCATCTTTGCCTTGATCTTCTCGCGAGGCGTGGGCGGCACACCGCGAGTGAAGGTCGCTTTGATTCGCGACGCGGCAACCGCGAACTCAGCCGATGAAGGTGCGACATCGACGACTTCGTTGCAGTGCGATGAGGTGATTCAAACACTTCGCGAAAGCGACGGTTTACGATTGGTCCGCGACAGCGAAGAGGATCCGCGGCTCGATCGCGCGGCGGGCGAAGACTTGGTCCGCCGTGGGTCAGCCACCATCGCGATTGTTCTGCGGGAAGATGGCGAACAACTCACCGCTGAGCTACTCAACGACGCATCGGACCAAGTCGCCAGCCAAGTGGTGTCGGCGTTGGTGATGCGCGCGATGATGATGGCCCGCGCCATCACGGCACTCCCCAGCGGCCCCAACGAGCGACCGATTCAAATGCGAGCGGACATCATGTCCGACGAACCGTCAGACGACTTGGTTCAACAAGCGAACTTTCAAGAGTTCGTGCGAAACGTCGCCCAAGAAAACTCGGCAACCACCTCGGATGCCTCGTCGGAAATCGCCACCGAAACAGGCCTGTCACCGCCATCGGTGAACGTGGTCAACGTGATTGGCGAAAACAAATCCAATCCGGTGATCAGCGTGTACGCCGCGGGAATCGCCGTCATGTTTTTGTTGTTCGGCGCGACCAGCGGCGGTGGCGTGCTGCTGGAAGAACGCGAAAACCAGACGCTGGAACGGTTGCTTTCCACGCAAATGACAATGGACCATCTGTTACTTGGGAAATGGTTCTACCTGACGTTACTTGGGTGCATCCAAGTCACAGTGATGTTTGTTTGGGCTCAGTTGGTCTTCGGTTTGGACCTGCTCGGCAACCTGGACGGATTTGTGATGATGACCGTGGTGACCTCCGCCGCCGCGGCCTCGTTCGGTTTGTTCTTGGCCACGTTGTGCAAGACACGCGGGCAACTCAATGGTTTGTCCGTGGTCGCCGTTCTGACCATGAGCGCGTTGGGTGGATCGATGGTGCCTCGGTATGTGATGAGCGAGGGTCTCCGCGAAGCGGGACTGTGGACCTTCAACGCTTGGGCACTCGATGGGTACGACAAAGTCTTCTGGCGGGAGCTGCCTCCCAGTGCGTTGCAGCCGCAGTTGACGGTGCTGCTTGGGACCGCGTTTGGACTGCTCATCCTCGCTCGTTTGCTAGCAATTCGCTGGGAAACTTCTTGA